One Chordicoccus furentiruminis DNA window includes the following coding sequences:
- a CDS encoding undecaprenyl-diphosphate phosphatase has protein sequence MDFLISILLGVVQGLSEFFPVSSTGHLVILERLSGFSAPALTFHVFVHMGTWLAVLLSFRKDIRRLRKAAFGLIADVRSFRKAAKAAGGQQPDVPPKPAVTRTNYRHLVLMLLAALLTVVLMGLALDRFVWQVSYSLFGTGVGFLISGIVLMVTDRVAPGETVPRDLPVAYAIPIGLAAGCALFPGISVTGVVICACIFSGMNRKNAIRFAYLLQTAVVPAAFVYELADSIRAGILTPHAIGLCLLGFLFAALTGILVIGRLLRRMQRARFQNTAWYCLIIGLAGILLAHV, from the coding sequence ATGGATTTTCTGATTTCGATTCTTCTGGGTGTCGTGCAGGGGCTGTCCGAGTTTTTCCCGGTGAGCTCCACCGGTCACCTGGTCATTCTGGAACGTCTGAGCGGTTTTTCTGCGCCGGCTCTCACGTTCCATGTTTTTGTGCACATGGGAACGTGGCTGGCCGTGCTGCTGTCCTTCAGGAAGGATATCCGGCGCCTTCGGAAAGCGGCGTTTGGCCTGATCGCCGATGTGCGGTCATTCCGGAAGGCGGCGAAAGCGGCCGGCGGGCAGCAGCCGGATGTCCCGCCGAAGCCGGCGGTCACGCGGACAAATTACCGCCACCTTGTGCTGATGCTGCTTGCGGCGCTCCTTACGGTTGTGCTGATGGGACTGGCGCTGGACCGCTTTGTCTGGCAGGTTTCCTATTCTCTCTTCGGAACAGGTGTAGGTTTTCTTATCTCGGGGATTGTGCTGATGGTGACAGACAGAGTCGCTCCGGGGGAGACGGTGCCCCGCGATCTGCCTGTGGCGTACGCGATCCCGATCGGACTTGCCGCGGGATGTGCGCTGTTTCCTGGAATCTCCGTTACAGGCGTCGTGATCTGCGCGTGCATTTTCTCGGGCATGAACCGGAAGAACGCGATCCGTTTCGCCTATCTGCTTCAGACTGCCGTGGTTCCGGCCGCGTTTGTGTACGAGCTGGCTGACAGCATCCGGGCCGGCATTCTGACGCCGCACGCGATCGGGCTCTGCCTTCTCGGATTCCTCTTCGCGGCGCTGACCGGCATCCTTGTGATCGGCCGGCTTCTCCGCCGCATGCAGCGCGCACGCTTTCAGAATACGGCCTGGTACTGCCTGATAATCGGTCTGGCAGGGATACTTCTCGCTCATGTCTGA
- a CDS encoding FN3 associated domain-containing protein, whose amino-acid sequence MKCSNCGFEIPDGKLYCPRCGKEVQLVPDFTSVSMERERLLRARAEEERRRREAEAAESERRVRPLVALFKTAMTVIIAAGLTFLMHYYLTVHESETFSGQRLAAINAYEAHNLKTAQSAVSRALELRPRSTEMAILKADILTESGRISEALSVLEDLIESEPDEISAWEKLIGIRIEEGDNTEVARLVEQSRFESLTEKYADYLADPPTFSLINGRTYPYGTSLTIRSASGTIYYTTDGSVPDAHSTKYTGPIPLDAGTNRIAAVCINSKGVASKTVKAVYNIRKAE is encoded by the coding sequence ATGAAATGCTCGAACTGCGGTTTCGAGATTCCCGACGGTAAGCTGTACTGTCCTCGCTGCGGCAAGGAGGTACAGCTTGTTCCGGATTTTACGTCCGTCAGCATGGAACGGGAACGTCTTCTGCGCGCCCGGGCCGAGGAGGAACGGCGGCGCCGGGAGGCGGAGGCGGCTGAATCAGAGCGCCGCGTGCGGCCTCTTGTCGCGCTCTTCAAGACGGCGATGACCGTGATCATCGCCGCCGGTCTTACGTTCCTGATGCATTACTATCTTACCGTTCACGAATCGGAAACGTTCTCCGGTCAGAGGCTCGCCGCCATCAATGCGTACGAGGCACATAACCTGAAAACCGCGCAGTCCGCTGTCAGCCGGGCGCTTGAGCTGCGTCCGCGCTCAACGGAGATGGCAATCCTCAAAGCCGATATTCTCACGGAAAGCGGCAGAATCAGCGAGGCGCTCTCTGTTCTCGAGGATCTGATTGAAAGCGAACCGGATGAGATCAGTGCATGGGAGAAGCTCATCGGGATCCGGATCGAGGAGGGCGACAACACGGAGGTGGCAAGGCTCGTTGAGCAAAGCCGCTTCGAATCGCTGACTGAAAAATACGCGGACTATCTCGCTGATCCGCCTACTTTCTCGCTGATCAACGGCAGAACGTATCCTTACGGAACATCGCTTACAATCCGTTCGGCATCGGGAACCATCTACTATACCACGGACGGTTCGGTGCCGGATGCCCACAGCACAAAGTACACCGGACCGATTCCGCTCGACGCCGGGACCAACCGGATCGCCGCCGTATGCATCAACAGCAAAGGCGTAGCAAGCAAGACCGTCAAGGCAGTGTACAACATCCGCAAAGCAGAGTAG
- a CDS encoding FtsK/SpoIIIE family DNA translocase: MASSSRKKTSSRKKTARRAPARRTGAGKRTARSKAASAAAKEARRIRMEIRLCLVLALSVLLALANAGIIGRFGAVMSDALFGVFGLMAYVFPFVLFFGCAFYVANRGNPRIFRNMLGLILLFLFLAAFLELMTVKISRDMPFADFYRISASERTGGGITGGVIAWCFFWFFGLIGAYVLTICGIVIASVILTQQPLLSELGTKGRQAAVRAREKSAARRSENRLAREAERDEWAREEKARIARRAKAARAEKKPPDEPFRSSGKSRRTVPGSGTSPLDYVTLTPPAKGPVPVEKYEMPSFLKKKPEKQELSGEADALFADDSRDLFADMGVAPLPEDVEMQPPAGTEDPETARSVRSSSQTSGMEGAFSADSPSAAAPERQAVPSSRAETERTVSTKETAGDGTASSRKKKTDPGAEDIRTIQGEISRGETEKKAFTLPPVSLLTRGRAAKQDSERALMTTAQKLQQTLRDFGVNVRLQGVSRGPTVTRYELQPEQGVKVSRILSLQDDIKLNLAAAEIRIEAPIPGKAAVGIEVPNKEPSPVMLREIIESPEFTQSRAHLAFAVGKDIGGRPVVADIEKMPHLLIAGATGSGKSVCINTLIMSILFKSKPDEVKMLMIDPKVVELKIYDGIPHLLIPVVTDPRKAAGALNWAVQEMTNRYKKFASYPGVRDIHSYNERIRQLNRDVSDGETIPPMPRIVIIVDELADLMMVASSEVEDAICRLAQLARAAGIHLIIATQRPSVNVVTGLIKANMPSRIALAVASGTDSRTIIDMNGAEKLLGHGDMLFYPQGYPKPARVQGCFVSDGDISKVVEYWVSQGRDQEYNTTDVSQTIEDSIAQNAAGSAPGAAGENDRDEFFAEAGQLIIEKEKASIGMLQRAFKIGFNRAARIMDQLAEAGVVGGEEGTKPRKILMTMDEFSALLSGPKDS, from the coding sequence ATGGCATCTTCCAGCAGGAAGAAAACGTCATCCAGAAAGAAAACGGCGCGTCGGGCGCCGGCAAGGCGCACAGGCGCCGGAAAGCGTACCGCACGTTCGAAGGCGGCCAGCGCAGCCGCAAAGGAGGCAAGACGGATCCGTATGGAAATCCGCCTCTGCCTCGTTCTTGCGTTATCCGTGCTTCTTGCGCTGGCCAACGCCGGCATCATCGGGCGGTTCGGAGCGGTGATGAGCGACGCTCTTTTCGGAGTATTCGGGCTGATGGCCTATGTTTTTCCCTTTGTGCTTTTTTTCGGCTGCGCTTTCTATGTCGCCAATCGCGGCAATCCCCGGATTTTCCGGAACATGCTGGGGCTGATCCTGCTGTTTTTGTTTCTCGCCGCTTTTCTTGAGCTGATGACGGTGAAGATCAGCCGCGATATGCCGTTCGCTGATTTCTACCGGATCTCCGCCTCGGAGCGTACCGGAGGCGGCATCACAGGAGGCGTCATCGCGTGGTGCTTTTTCTGGTTTTTCGGCCTCATCGGAGCCTATGTGCTCACGATCTGCGGCATCGTCATCGCTTCCGTCATTCTCACACAGCAGCCGCTCCTGAGTGAGCTCGGCACAAAAGGACGACAGGCGGCCGTCCGCGCGAGGGAAAAGAGCGCAGCGCGGCGCAGCGAGAACCGCCTCGCCCGTGAAGCCGAGCGGGATGAATGGGCGCGTGAGGAAAAAGCCCGGATCGCCCGCCGTGCGAAAGCGGCGAGAGCGGAAAAAAAGCCGCCGGACGAACCGTTCCGAAGCAGCGGAAAATCCCGCCGGACGGTTCCGGGATCGGGAACCAGTCCGCTCGATTATGTGACCCTGACGCCTCCCGCCAAAGGGCCTGTACCGGTAGAAAAATATGAGATGCCGTCCTTTTTGAAAAAGAAACCGGAAAAGCAGGAACTTTCCGGAGAGGCGGACGCACTCTTCGCCGATGACTCCCGCGATCTCTTCGCGGATATGGGAGTGGCTCCGCTCCCGGAAGACGTGGAAATGCAGCCGCCCGCCGGAACGGAAGACCCGGAGACAGCCCGTTCCGTCCGTTCTTCTTCGCAGACGAGCGGAATGGAGGGTGCCTTTTCCGCTGACTCTCCGTCCGCCGCGGCGCCGGAAAGACAGGCTGTCCCGTCTTCCCGCGCGGAAACGGAACGTACCGTTTCCACGAAAGAAACGGCCGGTGACGGCACAGCTTCCTCCCGGAAGAAGAAGACCGATCCGGGCGCGGAGGATATCCGGACAATTCAGGGCGAAATCAGCAGGGGCGAGACTGAGAAAAAGGCATTCACCCTTCCGCCTGTCTCCCTCCTGACCAGGGGCCGCGCCGCGAAGCAGGACTCCGAACGGGCTCTGATGACGACCGCGCAGAAGCTTCAGCAGACGCTCCGTGACTTCGGCGTCAATGTCCGGCTCCAGGGCGTAAGCCGGGGTCCCACCGTCACGCGTTACGAGCTTCAGCCGGAGCAGGGCGTGAAGGTCAGCCGGATTCTCAGTCTTCAGGACGACATCAAGCTGAATCTGGCCGCCGCGGAAATCCGCATTGAGGCGCCGATTCCCGGAAAAGCGGCCGTAGGGATCGAGGTTCCGAACAAGGAGCCGTCGCCCGTGATGCTGAGGGAGATCATCGAATCGCCGGAATTTACGCAGAGCCGCGCCCATCTGGCGTTCGCCGTCGGCAAGGACATCGGAGGGAGGCCCGTCGTGGCTGATATCGAGAAGATGCCGCATCTGCTGATCGCCGGCGCCACAGGCTCCGGCAAATCGGTCTGCATCAACACGCTGATCATGAGCATTCTCTTCAAATCCAAACCGGATGAGGTGAAGATGCTGATGATCGACCCGAAGGTAGTGGAACTGAAGATCTACGACGGGATCCCTCACCTGCTGATTCCGGTGGTCACCGATCCCCGCAAGGCCGCCGGCGCCCTCAACTGGGCGGTGCAGGAAATGACGAACCGTTACAAGAAATTCGCCTCCTATCCCGGTGTGCGCGACATACATTCCTATAATGAGCGAATCCGTCAGCTGAACCGGGACGTATCTGACGGCGAAACCATCCCGCCGATGCCGCGGATCGTGATCATCGTGGACGAGCTGGCGGATCTGATGATGGTGGCATCCTCCGAGGTGGAGGATGCGATCTGCCGTCTTGCCCAGCTGGCTCGGGCAGCCGGAATCCATCTGATCATCGCAACACAGCGGCCTTCCGTCAATGTTGTGACCGGACTCATCAAGGCCAATATGCCGTCACGCATCGCACTGGCGGTCGCCTCCGGAACCGACAGCCGCACCATCATTGATATGAACGGCGCGGAGAAGCTGCTGGGTCACGGCGATATGCTGTTCTATCCGCAGGGCTATCCGAAGCCTGCGCGCGTACAGGGCTGCTTCGTCTCGGACGGCGACATTTCCAAGGTCGTCGAATATTGGGTTTCACAAGGCCGGGATCAGGAGTATAATACAACCGATGTCTCGCAGACGATCGAGGACAGCATCGCGCAGAACGCGGCCGGATCGGCACCCGGCGCAGCAGGAGAGAATGACCGGGATGAGTTCTTCGCGGAGGCCGGTCAGCTCATCATAGAGAAGGAGAAGGCATCCATCGGCATGCTCCAGCGGGCTTTCAAGATCGGCTTCAACCGTGCGGCCCGCATCATGGATCAGCTGGCCGAGGCGGGCGTCGTCGGAGGGGAGGAAGGAACCAAGCCGCGGAAGATCCTGATGACGATGGATGAATTCAGTGCGCTTCTTTCCGGACCGAAAGATTCATGA
- a CDS encoding sulfide/dihydroorotate dehydrogenase-like FAD/NAD-binding protein, with the protein MYRILLKRQLSAVVWEMVVEAPLIASHCLPGQFLIVKKDEVGERIPLTICDSDAEKGTVTIVFQPVGVSTMKFCELEAGDAFEDVVGPLGRPSEICSMSEEELKSKKFLFVCGGVGTAPVYPQVKWLHERGIGADVIIGYRTKDLIFYEDEMRKVAANVYVTTDDGSYMHKGVVTTVIDELVAEGKEYNHCVCIGPMIMMKFCCLTTAKYNIPTIVSMNPIMVDGTGMCGACRLTVGDEVKFACVDGPEFDGHKINWAECMKRAAMYRTEEGEAKTRYLEGKTHEGGCGNC; encoded by the coding sequence ATGTACAGGATTCTTTTAAAAAGGCAGCTGAGCGCGGTTGTCTGGGAAATGGTGGTTGAAGCACCGCTGATCGCCAGCCATTGTCTTCCGGGCCAGTTCCTGATCGTCAAGAAAGACGAGGTCGGAGAGCGGATTCCGCTCACCATCTGCGATTCCGATGCCGAGAAGGGAACCGTGACAATCGTCTTCCAGCCGGTGGGTGTGTCGACGATGAAATTCTGTGAGCTTGAAGCCGGCGATGCCTTCGAGGATGTGGTCGGTCCGCTGGGCCGTCCGTCGGAAATCTGCAGCATGAGCGAGGAGGAACTGAAGTCGAAGAAATTCCTTTTCGTCTGCGGCGGAGTGGGAACAGCGCCGGTTTATCCTCAGGTCAAATGGCTTCATGAGCGCGGCATCGGAGCCGACGTGATTATCGGTTACCGCACGAAGGACCTGATCTTCTACGAAGACGAGATGAGAAAGGTCGCCGCCAACGTCTATGTGACGACGGATGACGGCTCCTATATGCACAAGGGCGTGGTCACCACGGTCATCGACGAGCTGGTCGCGGAAGGAAAGGAATACAATCACTGCGTCTGCATCGGGCCGATGATCATGATGAAGTTCTGCTGCCTGACAACTGCCAAGTACAACATCCCGACCATCGTATCCATGAATCCGATCATGGTCGACGGAACGGGCATGTGCGGCGCATGCCGTCTGACCGTCGGGGATGAGGTAAAATTCGCCTGCGTCGACGGACCGGAATTCGACGGCCATAAGATCAACTGGGCCGAATGCATGAAGCGCGCCGCGATGTACAGAACCG